Proteins encoded in a region of the Rhizophagus irregularis chromosome 24, complete sequence genome:
- a CDS encoding uncharacterized protein (SECRETED:cutsite_VSG-QQ; SECRETED:prob_0.9231); SECRETED:SignalP(1-24) gives MAKKLTPWFLITYTILVLCSFVSGQQTLPLPYKFNSSDQILVSFTTQKFTGASTQIFVNYTSAVALPGVTVSELWRVDRKGDVLVDAIFVDNVKRSRRRSWKEVPSSGSIYYVVFKYITTNSDNAFALGFIDQEPTE, from the coding sequence ATGGCAAAAAAACTCACTCCTTGGTTCTTAATTACCTACACTATTCTTGTTCTTTGTTCTTTTGTTTCAGGTCAACAAACTCTACCACTACCATACAAATTTAACTCTTCCGATCAAATATTAGTTAGTTTTACGACACAAAAATTTACTGGAGCTTCCAcccaaatttttgttaattatacaTCCGCAGTTGCTCTACCTGGAGTAACTGTATCGGAACTCTGGCGAGTTGATCGTAAAGGTGATGTATTGGTAGATGCCATTTTTGTTGACAATGTCAAGCGGAGTAGAAGGCGGTCTTGGAAAGAAGTACCTAGTTCAGGAAGCATATATTATGTTGTATTTAAATACATTACTACCAATTCGGATAATGCATTTGCATTGGGATTTATAGACCAGGAACCAACTGAATAG